In Neofelis nebulosa isolate mNeoNeb1 chromosome 10, mNeoNeb1.pri, whole genome shotgun sequence, one DNA window encodes the following:
- the SCN2B gene encoding sodium channel subunit beta-2 isoform X2, giving the protein MEITVPTTLNVLNGSDARLPCTFNSCYTVNHKQFSLNWTYQECSNCSEEMFLQFRMKIINLKLERFRDRVEFSGNPSKYDVSVTLRSVQLEDEGIYNCYIMNPPDRHRGHGKIYLQVLMEEPPERDSTVAVIVGASVGGFLAVVILVLMVVKCVRRKKEQKLSTDDLKTEEEGKTDGEGNADDGTK; this is encoded by the exons ATGGAGATCACAGTACCTACCACCCTCAACGTCCTCAATGGCTCTGACGCCCGCCTGCCCTGCACCTTCAACTCCTGCTACACAGTGAACCACAAACAGTTTTCCCTGAACTGGACCTACCAGGAGTGCAGCAACTGCTCTGAGGAGATG TTCCTCCAGTTCCGCATGAAGATCATCAACCTGAAGCTGGAGCGTTTCCGAGACCGCGTGGAGTTCTCGGGGAACCCCAGCAAGTACGATGTGTCGGTGACGCTGAGGAGCGTGCAGCTCGAGGACGAGGGCATCTACAACTGCTATATCATGAACCCGCCCGACCGCCACCGGGGCCACGGCAAGATCTATCTGCAGGTCCTCATGGAAG AGCCCCCTGAGCGGGACTCCACGGTGGCTGTGATCGTGGGCGCCTCCGTGGGCGGCTTCCTGGCGGTGGTCATCTTGGTGCTGATGGTAGTAAAGTGcgtgaggaggaaaaaagagcagAAACTCAGCACGGATGAcctgaagacagaggaggagggcaAGACGGACGGAGAGGGCAATGCGGACGATGGCACCAAGTAA
- the SCN2B gene encoding sodium channel subunit beta-2 isoform X1 — translation MHRDAWLPRPAFSLTGLSLFFSLVPPARSMEITVPTTLNVLNGSDARLPCTFNSCYTVNHKQFSLNWTYQECSNCSEEMFLQFRMKIINLKLERFRDRVEFSGNPSKYDVSVTLRSVQLEDEGIYNCYIMNPPDRHRGHGKIYLQVLMEEPPERDSTVAVIVGASVGGFLAVVILVLMVVKCVRRKKEQKLSTDDLKTEEEGKTDGEGNADDGTK, via the exons ATGCACAGAGATGCCTGGCTACCTCGCCCTGCCTTCAGTCTCACGGGGctcagtctctttttctctttgg TGCCACCAGCGCGGAGCATGGAGATCACAGTACCTACCACCCTCAACGTCCTCAATGGCTCTGACGCCCGCCTGCCCTGCACCTTCAACTCCTGCTACACAGTGAACCACAAACAGTTTTCCCTGAACTGGACCTACCAGGAGTGCAGCAACTGCTCTGAGGAGATG TTCCTCCAGTTCCGCATGAAGATCATCAACCTGAAGCTGGAGCGTTTCCGAGACCGCGTGGAGTTCTCGGGGAACCCCAGCAAGTACGATGTGTCGGTGACGCTGAGGAGCGTGCAGCTCGAGGACGAGGGCATCTACAACTGCTATATCATGAACCCGCCCGACCGCCACCGGGGCCACGGCAAGATCTATCTGCAGGTCCTCATGGAAG AGCCCCCTGAGCGGGACTCCACGGTGGCTGTGATCGTGGGCGCCTCCGTGGGCGGCTTCCTGGCGGTGGTCATCTTGGTGCTGATGGTAGTAAAGTGcgtgaggaggaaaaaagagcagAAACTCAGCACGGATGAcctgaagacagaggaggagggcaAGACGGACGGAGAGGGCAATGCGGACGATGGCACCAAGTAA